In a genomic window of Quercus lobata isolate SW786 chromosome 4, ValleyOak3.0 Primary Assembly, whole genome shotgun sequence:
- the LOC115985311 gene encoding NAC domain-containing protein 91-like, with the protein MEMVGFRYDPTDEELMKILMEKVNDAEQTHLNLHFDFIVNDCEVYGEIPPWEIYDSHTHYHLHTFHRKLYVFTDLKTTTGNRVCRAAACGTWLEKSKPKRIYDSQGNFIGIDRMLSFKAKDLHSGKLNKTNWIMHEFSMANQEFGRINTVLCVIYKLNKGSGSDCEEANGRGLKRAFSSTTAGEEFSCFNTTAAAAVISLEPEPEPEMPSADDEAFAAWVSGCFSSTAAVAEEASTFNTTGVMSHGQEDAQEHKKRRLDADTFTDEDFAAWVTDPTFPDEPLSQIFSDLPLLVEVCSQSKSDSVADADFDALITSLISDPAQSDEAWSKIFCI; encoded by the coding sequence ATGGAGATGGTGGGGTTTCGATATGATCCTACAGACGAAGAGTTGATGAAGATTTTAATGGAGAAGGTCAACGATGCTGAACAAACTCACCTAAatcttcattttgattttattgtgAATGATTGTGAGGTATATGGCGAAATTCCTCCATGGGAAATATATGATTCTCATACCCACTATCATTTACACACTTTCCACCGCAAGCTCTATGTCTTCACCGACCTCAAAACAACAACCGGCAATCGTGTGTGCAGGGCTGCCGCTTGCGGAACCTGGCTTGAAAAAAGCAAGCCCAAAAGAATCTATGATTCTCAGGGCAATTTTATTGGGATCGACAGGATGCTCTCTTTTAAGGCCAAGGATCTTCATTCGGGCAAACTCAACAAAACTAATTGGATAATGCACGAGTTCTCCATGGCAAATCAGGAATTTGGAAGAATCAACACAGTCCTGTGTGTCATCTATAAACTAAACAAAGGGTCAGGGTCAGATTGTGAGGAGGCCAACGGAAGAggtctcaaaagagctttttcTTCTACTACTGCTGGTGAAGAGTTCTCATGCTTCAATACaactgctgctgctgctgtgaTTTCACTTGAGCCTGAGCCTGAACCTGAGATGCCTAGTGCTGATGATGAAGCGTTTGCTGCATGGGTTTCTGGATGTTTTTCTTCTACTGCCGCTGTAGCTGAAGAGGCCTCAACCTTCAATACAACTGGTGTGATGTCACATGGACAAGAAGATGCCcaagaacacaaaaaaagaCGGTTGGATGCTGATACTTTTACGGATGAAGATTTTGCTGCATGGGTAACTGATCCCACATTCCCAGATGAACCATTGAGTCAAATATTTTCTGATCTACCACTCCTGGTTGAAGTATGCAGTCAATCCAAGTCAGACTCTGTTGCTGATGCTGATTTTGATGCATTAATTACTTCATTAATTTCTGATCCGGCACAATCTGACGAAGCATGGAGTAAAATCTTTTGTATATGa